In Dama dama isolate Ldn47 chromosome 9, ASM3311817v1, whole genome shotgun sequence, the following proteins share a genomic window:
- the RASAL3 gene encoding RAS protein activator like-3 isoform X2 has product MTPILKEPEPELEPLTAQIPEAPTPDVPVWNIEAFTLLDGKLVLLGNEEEGPRQPGMGSAISESNIQVALEKLKDPDRIPGKTEPESAGPHQVHNVRGLLKRLKEKKKAKSELGASASRDGPPSALGSRESLATISELDLGAERDVRVWPLHPSLLEEPHCFQVTWAGGSRCFSCRSAAERDRWIEDLRRHFQPSQDNVEREETWLSVWVHEVKGLPRAAAAAPGVRAELWLDGALLARTTPRAGPGQLFWAERFHFEALPPARRLSLRLRGAGPGDAVLGRVALALEELGVPRAPAAGLERWFPLLGAPAGAALRARIRARRLRVLPSERYKELAEFLTFHYARLCGALELALSAQAKEELAAAMVRVLRATGRAQALVTDLGTAELARSGGREALLFRENTLATKAIDEYMKLVAQDYLQETLGQVVRRLCASTEDCEVDPSKCPASDLPQHQSRLRNSCKEVFENIIHSYNWFPAELGTVFSGWREECKARGSEALGPRLVCASLFLRLLCPAILSPSLFGLAPEHPAPGPARTLTLIAKVIQNLANCAPFGEKEAYMSFMNTFLEDHGPAMQHFLDQVATVDADTAPSGYQGSSDLALQLAVLHAQLCTIFAELDQATRDNLEPLPTILHAIEEGRPVPVTVPMCLPAPRTQGHSSISAGEKPGFLAPRDLPKHTPLISKSQSLRSVHGAGSWARPRLEEEQPPRLPRPVQRTQSVPAGRPARRRPSVGPRPRPKGSLHVGPAPRGRPWTGASASLPRKPSVPWQRQMDQPRDKDQALGTHRPVGKLAELQCEVAALRQDLKALSGLVESLSTHIRSLSEQQEQLRTQLQLLDSRLRGGTAKLDPGRDPPTNEGHRLKSLECRLAEIESTQSQLKDTIQNLQLLPRTSESQSQPLPLKSPCVNGDTT; this is encoded by the exons ATGACTCCTATCCTGAAAG AGCCTGAGCCGGAGCTAGAGCCCCTGACCGCACAGATCCCAGAGGCTCCCACCCCCGATGTGCCCGTCTGGAACATCGAAGCCTTCACACTACTTGATGGGAAGCTGGTGCTGCTTGGGAATGAAGAGGAG GGTCCTCGCCAGCCCGGGATGGGGAGCGCTATTTCCGAGAGCAACATCCAAGTGGCTTTGGAGAAACTCAAGGATCCAG ATCGGATCCCTGGAAAGACAGAGCCAGAGTCTGCTGGCCCCCACCAGGTCCACAATGTTCGG GGGCTGCTGAAGCggttgaaagagaagaaaaaggccaAGTCAGAGCTAGGAGCCAGTGCTTCCCGAGATGG GCCCCCCAGTGCTCTGGGCTCCCGGGAATCGCTGGCCACGATTTCCGAACTGGACCTCGGAGCCGAGCGGGACGTGCGGGTCTGGCCACTGCACCCCAGCCTCCTGGAGGAGCCCCACTGCTTCCAG GTAACATGGGCGGGCGGGAGTCGCTGCTTCTCTTGTCGCTCCGCTGCTGAGAGAGACCGCTGGATCGAGGACCTTCGTCGCCACTTCCAGCCTAGTCAG GACAACGTGGAGCGGGAAGAGACATGGCTGAGCGTGTGGGTGCACGAAGTGAAGGGGCTgccccgggcggcggcggcggctccagGAGTGCGCGCGGAGCTGTGGCTGGACGGGGCGCTCCTGGCGCGCACGACTCCGCGGGCCGGCCCGGGCCAGCTCTTCTGGGCAGAACGTTTCCACTTTGAGGCGCTGCCGCCAGCGCGTCGCCTGTCCCTGCGACTACGCGGAGCGGGCCCCGGGGACGCGGTGCTGGGCAGGGTGGCGTTGGCGTTGGAAGAGCTGGGCGTCCCCCGGGCGCCCGCCGCGGGTCTGGAGCGCTGGTTCCCGCTGCTCGGGGCGCCCGCCGGCGCGGCGCTGCGGGCACGAATCCGGGCACGGCGCTTGCGAGTGCTGCCGTCGGAGCGCTACAAAGAGCTGGCAGAATTCCTCACGTTCCACTACGCGCGCCTCTGCGGGGCTCTCGAACTCGCGCTGTCCGCTCAAGCCAAGGAAGAGCTGGCCGCTGCCATGGTGCGCGTGCTGCGGGCCACCGGCCGGGCTCAG GCCCTGGTGACGGACCTGGGCACCGCAGAGCTGGCACGCAGTGGAGGCCGTGAGGCACTGCTGTTCCGGGAAAACACATTGGCCACCAAGGCCATCGATGAGTACATGAAGCTGGTGGCACAGGATTACCTCCAAGAGACGCTGG GACAGGTCGTGCGGCGTCTCTGTGCCTCCACCGAGGACTGTGAGGTGGACCCCAGCAAATGCCCAGCCTCAGATCTGCCCCAGCACCAGAGCAGACTGCGAAACAGCTGCAAGGAGGTCTTTGAGAACATCATCCACTCCTACAA CTGGTTCCCAGCAGAGCTGGGCACTGTGTTCTCAGGCTGGCGAGAAGAATGCAAGGCACGTGGCTCTGAGGCACTGGGGCCCCGACTGGTGTGTGCTTCTCTCTTTCTGCGGCTCCTGTGTCCTGCCATTCTGTCACCCAGCCTCTTCGGCCTAGCACCAGAGCACCCGGCACCTGGCCCAGCCCGCACCCTCACACTGATCGCCAAGGTCATCCAGAACCTTGCCAACTGTGCTCC GTTTGGTGAGAAGGAAGCCTACATGAGCTTCATGAATACCTTTCTGGAGGACCATGGGCCTGCCATGCAACATTTTCTGGACCAAGTGGCCACGGTGGATGCAGACACAGCACCCAGTGGTTATCAGGGCAGCAGTGACCTGGCCCTCCAGCTGGCAGTCCTGCATGCCCAGCTCTGTACCATCTTTGCTGAACTTGACCAG GCCACCCGGGACAACCTGGAACCGCTACCCACTATCCTGCATGCCATTGAAGAGGGCCGACCTGTACCTGTGACTGTGCCAATGTGTCTCCCAGCACCCCGCACCCAGGGCCATTCCAG cATCTCTGCAGGGGAGAAGCCTGGCTTTCTGGCCCCCCGCGACCTCCCCAAGCACACCCCTCTCATCTCCAAGAGTCAGTCCCTGCGCAGCGTTCACGGCGCAGGTAGTTGGGCCCGGCCGCGGCTGGAGGAGGAACAGCCCCCGCGGCTGCCTCGGCCGGTACAGCGCACGCAGAGTGTCCCGGCTGGCCGCCCCGCTCGCCGCCGCCCGTCCGTCGGACCGCGGCCGCGACCCAAAGGCTCCCTCCACGTGGGACCCGCGCCCCGCGGCCGGCCCTGGACTGGAGCCTCAGCATCGCTGCCTCGGAAGCCGTCGGTGCCCTGGCAGCGCCAGATGGACCAGCCAAGAGACAAAGACCAGGCGCTGGGCACCCACCGACCCGTGGGCAAG CTGGCGGAGCTTCAGTGCGAGGTGGCCGCCCTGCGTCAGGATCTGAAGGCGCTGTCCGGCCTCGTGGAGTCACTCAGCACCCACATCCGGTCCTTGAGCGAGCAGCAGGAGCAGCTTCGGACCCAGCTTCAGCTCCTGGATTCCAGGCTCCGAGGAGG GACTGCGAAGTTGGATCCAGGGCGCGATCCTCCAACCAATGAGGGCCACAGGCTGAAAAGTCTG GAGTGCCGACTGGCTGAGATAGAGAGTACTCAGTCCCAGCTGAAGGATACCATCCAGAACCTGCAGCTTCTTCCCAGGACATCGGAGTCCCAGAGCCAGCCCCTGCCCCTCAAATCTCCCTGCGTCAACGGAGACACCACTTGA
- the RASAL3 gene encoding RAS protein activator like-3 isoform X1, which yields MDPPSPSRASQTQPAAPSPLTSYRWHSGGGGEKGAGGFRWGRLAAWGRAQSHQETTASSQPAPRSLFRRVLSAPPKESRTSRLKISKSLWGKNKSPLLDSDPEPENPEPEPELEPLTAQIPEAPTPDVPVWNIEAFTLLDGKLVLLGNEEEGPRQPGMGSAISESNIQVALEKLKDPDRIPGKTEPESAGPHQVHNVRGLLKRLKEKKKAKSELGASASRDGPPSALGSRESLATISELDLGAERDVRVWPLHPSLLEEPHCFQVTWAGGSRCFSCRSAAERDRWIEDLRRHFQPSQDNVEREETWLSVWVHEVKGLPRAAAAAPGVRAELWLDGALLARTTPRAGPGQLFWAERFHFEALPPARRLSLRLRGAGPGDAVLGRVALALEELGVPRAPAAGLERWFPLLGAPAGAALRARIRARRLRVLPSERYKELAEFLTFHYARLCGALELALSAQAKEELAAAMVRVLRATGRAQALVTDLGTAELARSGGREALLFRENTLATKAIDEYMKLVAQDYLQETLGQVVRRLCASTEDCEVDPSKCPASDLPQHQSRLRNSCKEVFENIIHSYNWFPAELGTVFSGWREECKARGSEALGPRLVCASLFLRLLCPAILSPSLFGLAPEHPAPGPARTLTLIAKVIQNLANCAPFGEKEAYMSFMNTFLEDHGPAMQHFLDQVATVDADTAPSGYQGSSDLALQLAVLHAQLCTIFAELDQATRDNLEPLPTILHAIEEGRPVPVTVPMCLPAPRTQGHSSISAGEKPGFLAPRDLPKHTPLISKSQSLRSVHGAGSWARPRLEEEQPPRLPRPVQRTQSVPAGRPARRRPSVGPRPRPKGSLHVGPAPRGRPWTGASASLPRKPSVPWQRQMDQPRDKDQALGTHRPVGKLAELQCEVAALRQDLKALSGLVESLSTHIRSLSEQQEQLRTQLQLLDSRLRGGTAKLDPGRDPPTNEGHRLKSLECRLAEIESTQSQLKDTIQNLQLLPRTSESQSQPLPLKSPCVNGDTT from the exons ATGGACCCACCTTCACCAAGCCGGGCCTCCCAAACCCAGCCTGCAGCCCCATCCCCTCTAACCTCCTACCGCTGGCACtcagggggtggtggggagaaggGGGCTGGGGGGTTCCGCTGGGGCCGCCTTGCAGCATGGGGGAGGGCACAGAGCCACCAGGAGACCACGGCCAGCAGCCAGCCGGCCCCTCGCTCGCTGTTTCGTCGCGTCCTCTCCGCGCCCCCCAAGGAGTCACGCACGAGCCGCCTGAAAATATCCAAGAGCCTCTGGGGGAAAAACAAGAGCCCACTGCTGGATTCAGACCCGGAGCCAGAAAACCCAG AGCCTGAGCCGGAGCTAGAGCCCCTGACCGCACAGATCCCAGAGGCTCCCACCCCCGATGTGCCCGTCTGGAACATCGAAGCCTTCACACTACTTGATGGGAAGCTGGTGCTGCTTGGGAATGAAGAGGAG GGTCCTCGCCAGCCCGGGATGGGGAGCGCTATTTCCGAGAGCAACATCCAAGTGGCTTTGGAGAAACTCAAGGATCCAG ATCGGATCCCTGGAAAGACAGAGCCAGAGTCTGCTGGCCCCCACCAGGTCCACAATGTTCGG GGGCTGCTGAAGCggttgaaagagaagaaaaaggccaAGTCAGAGCTAGGAGCCAGTGCTTCCCGAGATGG GCCCCCCAGTGCTCTGGGCTCCCGGGAATCGCTGGCCACGATTTCCGAACTGGACCTCGGAGCCGAGCGGGACGTGCGGGTCTGGCCACTGCACCCCAGCCTCCTGGAGGAGCCCCACTGCTTCCAG GTAACATGGGCGGGCGGGAGTCGCTGCTTCTCTTGTCGCTCCGCTGCTGAGAGAGACCGCTGGATCGAGGACCTTCGTCGCCACTTCCAGCCTAGTCAG GACAACGTGGAGCGGGAAGAGACATGGCTGAGCGTGTGGGTGCACGAAGTGAAGGGGCTgccccgggcggcggcggcggctccagGAGTGCGCGCGGAGCTGTGGCTGGACGGGGCGCTCCTGGCGCGCACGACTCCGCGGGCCGGCCCGGGCCAGCTCTTCTGGGCAGAACGTTTCCACTTTGAGGCGCTGCCGCCAGCGCGTCGCCTGTCCCTGCGACTACGCGGAGCGGGCCCCGGGGACGCGGTGCTGGGCAGGGTGGCGTTGGCGTTGGAAGAGCTGGGCGTCCCCCGGGCGCCCGCCGCGGGTCTGGAGCGCTGGTTCCCGCTGCTCGGGGCGCCCGCCGGCGCGGCGCTGCGGGCACGAATCCGGGCACGGCGCTTGCGAGTGCTGCCGTCGGAGCGCTACAAAGAGCTGGCAGAATTCCTCACGTTCCACTACGCGCGCCTCTGCGGGGCTCTCGAACTCGCGCTGTCCGCTCAAGCCAAGGAAGAGCTGGCCGCTGCCATGGTGCGCGTGCTGCGGGCCACCGGCCGGGCTCAG GCCCTGGTGACGGACCTGGGCACCGCAGAGCTGGCACGCAGTGGAGGCCGTGAGGCACTGCTGTTCCGGGAAAACACATTGGCCACCAAGGCCATCGATGAGTACATGAAGCTGGTGGCACAGGATTACCTCCAAGAGACGCTGG GACAGGTCGTGCGGCGTCTCTGTGCCTCCACCGAGGACTGTGAGGTGGACCCCAGCAAATGCCCAGCCTCAGATCTGCCCCAGCACCAGAGCAGACTGCGAAACAGCTGCAAGGAGGTCTTTGAGAACATCATCCACTCCTACAA CTGGTTCCCAGCAGAGCTGGGCACTGTGTTCTCAGGCTGGCGAGAAGAATGCAAGGCACGTGGCTCTGAGGCACTGGGGCCCCGACTGGTGTGTGCTTCTCTCTTTCTGCGGCTCCTGTGTCCTGCCATTCTGTCACCCAGCCTCTTCGGCCTAGCACCAGAGCACCCGGCACCTGGCCCAGCCCGCACCCTCACACTGATCGCCAAGGTCATCCAGAACCTTGCCAACTGTGCTCC GTTTGGTGAGAAGGAAGCCTACATGAGCTTCATGAATACCTTTCTGGAGGACCATGGGCCTGCCATGCAACATTTTCTGGACCAAGTGGCCACGGTGGATGCAGACACAGCACCCAGTGGTTATCAGGGCAGCAGTGACCTGGCCCTCCAGCTGGCAGTCCTGCATGCCCAGCTCTGTACCATCTTTGCTGAACTTGACCAG GCCACCCGGGACAACCTGGAACCGCTACCCACTATCCTGCATGCCATTGAAGAGGGCCGACCTGTACCTGTGACTGTGCCAATGTGTCTCCCAGCACCCCGCACCCAGGGCCATTCCAG cATCTCTGCAGGGGAGAAGCCTGGCTTTCTGGCCCCCCGCGACCTCCCCAAGCACACCCCTCTCATCTCCAAGAGTCAGTCCCTGCGCAGCGTTCACGGCGCAGGTAGTTGGGCCCGGCCGCGGCTGGAGGAGGAACAGCCCCCGCGGCTGCCTCGGCCGGTACAGCGCACGCAGAGTGTCCCGGCTGGCCGCCCCGCTCGCCGCCGCCCGTCCGTCGGACCGCGGCCGCGACCCAAAGGCTCCCTCCACGTGGGACCCGCGCCCCGCGGCCGGCCCTGGACTGGAGCCTCAGCATCGCTGCCTCGGAAGCCGTCGGTGCCCTGGCAGCGCCAGATGGACCAGCCAAGAGACAAAGACCAGGCGCTGGGCACCCACCGACCCGTGGGCAAG CTGGCGGAGCTTCAGTGCGAGGTGGCCGCCCTGCGTCAGGATCTGAAGGCGCTGTCCGGCCTCGTGGAGTCACTCAGCACCCACATCCGGTCCTTGAGCGAGCAGCAGGAGCAGCTTCGGACCCAGCTTCAGCTCCTGGATTCCAGGCTCCGAGGAGG GACTGCGAAGTTGGATCCAGGGCGCGATCCTCCAACCAATGAGGGCCACAGGCTGAAAAGTCTG GAGTGCCGACTGGCTGAGATAGAGAGTACTCAGTCCCAGCTGAAGGATACCATCCAGAACCTGCAGCTTCTTCCCAGGACATCGGAGTCCCAGAGCCAGCCCCTGCCCCTCAAATCTCCCTGCGTCAACGGAGACACCACTTGA